The genomic stretch GAGTCGGTGTCGGAACTCGCCGAGGCGCTCGCGGCGGAACTCGACGAGGAGTACACCGACTCCTTCCGGTCGAAGGTCATCTACAACGTCGACCGACTCGGCCCCGGCGGGAAGGGGTACATCGAGCAGGAAGAGCGTGGGAAGTCATACCGCACCCGGCTCTCGCGCATCGGCGAGCTGTGGGTACGCGCCCACACCGACCGGACCTGACCGTTCGGCCCGCTCAGAAGTCCAGGCCGACCGGCTCGTCTGCCCGGGGTTCGAGCGGACTCGCCGGCAGCTCCTCGGGGAGCTCCGGGTCGTTGTAGACGCCCGGCGCGACGTCGTTGGGGCCGTCGGGGTAGCACAGTGAGGCGAGCGCCTGGATGTGCGCGCGCCCGACGTCGAGTTCGAACTGCCCGCCGCCGTACAGCTGTATCCCCTCTCGCTCGGCGTACGCGAGCGTCTCGAACAGCGATTTGACGGTGCCGAAGCGCGAGGGTTTGATGTTCAGCCAGTTCGGGGGGTACGGGAGCGACTCGACCGACTCGACACCGGTGATGGGGAGGTCCCACGAGAGTCGTTCCGTGTGCGCTTCGACGATGGCTGTGGTCTCGTCGACGAGCGCCGGGTCCTCGACGACGGCGTCGGGGAACCCCTCGAAGACGAGCCGGTAGAGGTCGGCGTCGGGCTCCTGGTCGACCTCGGTCCCCTCGTACTGGCCCTTGATGTCGAGGATTCGGACGGCACCCGTCTCGGCGAGTGCGTCGACGATGTCGGGCGTCCAGTCCGTCGTGGGGTCGAGTTTGAACTCGATGTCGGGGACACGGTCGAGTATCGCGTCCACCCGAGTCGTCGACGGCGGCTCGCCCAGCCGGGTCGACGCGACGAACCGCACGGGGTCGTACTCGCGGCCGACGGCGGAGCCGAGACTCTCGCCGGCCTGTCGGAGCGCGAGGTCCAGTCCGGCTGATTCGAGGCCCCATCGACGGTAGTGGTGGGCGGTCTCGCGTTCGGGGGCCTTCGTCGGGAAGAGGTCGATGTCGTCGAGCCGAGCCGAGAACGACGCGACGGTGTACTCGCCGGCGAGGTCGTACCCCGCCGACTCCCACGCGGCCGCGAGCGCGTCGTGGTCTTCCGTGTCGTACGTCACGTCCTCGCCGCGGCCCGTCTCGCCCGCTCCAGAGAGGACGAACGTCGTCGACTTCCGGTGGAAGCCGCTGGAGGTGTCGCGCGCGTGCTGGGCGATGTCGACTGACTCGACGGTGAGCGGGAGGTCGGCGACCCGTGAGAAGTCCATACGTCTCTTATCGCGGGTTCGGGCTTAAAACGTCAGGTGACACACGGGTTACCGCGGCCGTCCGAGCCTCCGCTCAGCGCGCCGCTTCGAGCAGTTTCACCCGTGTCGACAGCGCGAGGAACGTCGCGGTGAGCGTCAGCACGACGGCACCGGCGGCGGCGAGTTCGTGCGCTGGCGAGACGTGCTGGACGACGCCGTCGACGATGGGTTCGGCCGGAATGAGCGTGTGGTGTGGGGTCCCGACGACGGGGACGAAGTAGTCCACGAGGTCGTTGACGCCGTACCAGACGAGAGCGACGAGCACCGCCTTGACCGGGAAGGCAGAGAACCGGTGGATGACGAACGCCTCGACGACCATGGCGAGGTGGCTCCAGAAGAGGAAGTTGTACATCGCCGGGTGGAGGTACGAGAAGTCCTGCTTGAAGACGAGGAGCACGTACGGCGTCCACGCGCCGAGTTTGAGACAGCCGAAGAAGGCCAGCGCGTTGAGATACTCGTTAGGCCGGCCGAGATACCACGCGCCGAACGCGAGCGCGATGAACAGCGTCGCGACCGGCGAGTCGGGGACGAGCGGCCACATCACCGTCGGTTCGATCGAGAACTGAAAGCGGTAGTACCAGAAGCCGAACGCCGTCCCGACGAGGTTGGTGAGCACGACGAGCGGGACGAGGTTGAGCCCGAGGTTCTCCACCGACCGGGGGAGGGGAGCGAGCCACCGGGGGAGGTCCGCGGGCGCGGGGAGTCCGTCGCCGTCGAACAGTTCGACGAGGCGACGTCGAGCCGTGGCCATGACCCATCGAAAGGAGGGGGGTGACAAAGCCATGGCGGTCCCGTGCGGTCGCCGGGTCTGCCCCGGGTCGTGGTGTTGCACTCCTCGGACGTCTCACCCGACCGGTGGGGCCGAAAGCACGGTTTAAGTGTGTCCGGTCCAAGCCCCCGATATGGCCGAAGAGACCGACCTGGAAGAGCTTCGACGGGGAACCGACCTCGTCAAGCGTGGCTTCGCGC from Salinigranum halophilum encodes the following:
- a CDS encoding DUF1405 domain-containing protein, translating into MATARRRLVELFDGDGLPAPADLPRWLAPLPRSVENLGLNLVPLVVLTNLVGTAFGFWYYRFQFSIEPTVMWPLVPDSPVATLFIALAFGAWYLGRPNEYLNALAFFGCLKLGAWTPYVLLVFKQDFSYLHPAMYNFLFWSHLAMVVEAFVIHRFSAFPVKAVLVALVWYGVNDLVDYFVPVVGTPHHTLIPAEPIVDGVVQHVSPAHELAAAGAVVLTLTATFLALSTRVKLLEAAR